One segment of Deinococcus aerius DNA contains the following:
- a CDS encoding GreA/GreB family elongation factor has translation MAEEVQMTAEGYQRLQETLDKERQRREDAIAQIAATRDEAMDLEDRNLETAQIDLPSMEARILELEDVLARAVIVEAAPEQAGRVALGSLVTLHDEEHDRDLQVRLVSAVEVDALAEGATQVSEDSPVGQALLGRGVGETFEVDLGSRQARYTVKSVG, from the coding sequence ATGGCAGAGGAAGTGCAGATGACGGCGGAGGGCTACCAGCGCCTTCAGGAGACGCTGGACAAGGAACGGCAGCGGCGCGAGGACGCCATCGCCCAGATCGCCGCCACCCGCGACGAGGCGATGGACCTGGAGGACCGCAACCTGGAGACGGCCCAGATCGACCTCCCCAGCATGGAGGCCCGCATCCTGGAGCTGGAGGACGTGCTGGCCCGCGCGGTGATCGTGGAGGCGGCGCCCGAGCAGGCCGGAAGGGTGGCCCTGGGCTCCCTGGTGACCCTGCACGACGAGGAGCATGACCGCGACCTCCAGGTTCGCCTCGTGAGCGCCGTCGAGGTGGATGCGCTCGCGGAGGGCGCCACCCAGGTCAGCGAGGACAGCCCGGTCGGCCAGGCATTGCTGGGGCGCGGGGTGGGGGAGACCTTCGAGGTGGACCTGGGTTCCCGACAGGCCCGCTACACCGTGAAAAGCGTCGGCTGA
- a CDS encoding ABC transporter permease: MLTLAGLEFRKLLGMRSARLALLVCLLLPFVWPFAPRLTALLQVTLTSGWQLPAVSLGVLVQFLLPLFIAVTCAEMIGAEVSQGTLAPLLLRPVGRTRVITGKLIVALLYPALLVTALVIGSLLAGLVLGLGSFTGGTGLGPGYFAGVGPLSGGEAFVQVLRGSVLAAVMLMPVAALALLFGVLYLNTAAAALATLAVLNILRLLVVFPEGVQRLLLTSHLDLYARQGDVLQGLILLLIYTAGFGLMAVYAFDRRDV; encoded by the coding sequence GTGCTGACCCTCGCCGGACTGGAATTTCGCAAGCTGCTGGGGATGCGGAGCGCCCGCCTCGCCCTGCTGGTGTGCCTGCTGCTGCCCTTCGTGTGGCCGTTCGCCCCGCGCCTGACCGCCCTCCTCCAGGTCACGCTGACGAGTGGCTGGCAGCTTCCCGCCGTCAGCCTGGGCGTGCTCGTGCAGTTCCTGCTGCCCCTCTTCATCGCCGTGACCTGCGCGGAGATGATCGGCGCGGAGGTCAGCCAGGGCACCCTCGCGCCCCTGCTGCTGCGCCCGGTGGGCCGCACCCGCGTCATCACGGGCAAGCTGATCGTGGCCCTGCTCTACCCCGCCCTGCTCGTCACCGCGCTCGTGATCGGGTCGCTGCTCGCCGGGCTGGTGCTGGGCCTGGGCAGCTTCACGGGCGGCACCGGGCTGGGGCCGGGCTACTTCGCCGGTGTGGGGCCGCTGAGCGGCGGGGAGGCGTTCGTCCAGGTGCTGCGGGGCAGCGTCCTCGCCGCCGTCATGCTGATGCCGGTCGCGGCCCTCGCGCTGCTGTTCGGGGTGCTGTACCTCAACACCGCCGCCGCCGCGCTCGCCACACTCGCGGTCCTGAACATCCTGCGGCTGCTCGTGGTGTTCCCCGAGGGCGTTCAGCGGCTGCTGCTCACCAGCCACCTCGACCTGTACGCCCGGCAGGGGGACGTGCTTCAGGGCCTCATCCTGCTGCTGATCTACACGGCGGGGTTCGGGCTGATGGCGGTGTACGCGTTCGACCGACGGGATGTCTGA
- a CDS encoding ABC transporter ATP-binding protein: protein MTTPAPPSAPALTVRGLHKKYGSQPVLHDVNLSVEPGEIYALTGPNGAGKTTLIRTVTGLAFPTEGEVRLLDHDVHEDGSRARAYLGAVVEAPAKFYPQFTATQNLQLHANLAAMVPGGRRVSRDRIREVLALLELTRMADRRVGTFSLGQRQRLGVASAILANPRVLILDEPTSGMDALGIGLIHRIVTDLAAQGCAALLSTHHLREIATYAHRVGILAGGRLVDTVDLRARQTAFRFRVDDPHTAARTLEGRPFVRQVSPRAPFVVAHLTGEDAVPAALTALTTHGVRVFEAGPDHFDLYEYYRERVEQA, encoded by the coding sequence GTGACCACGCCCGCTCCCCCCTCGGCCCCCGCCCTGACGGTGCGCGGCCTGCACAAGAAGTACGGGTCACAGCCCGTGCTGCACGACGTGAATCTCAGCGTGGAGCCCGGGGAAATCTACGCCCTGACCGGCCCCAACGGCGCGGGCAAGACCACCCTGATCCGCACCGTCACGGGCCTCGCCTTTCCCACCGAGGGGGAGGTGCGGCTGCTGGACCACGATGTCCACGAGGACGGCTCGCGGGCGCGGGCGTACCTGGGCGCGGTGGTGGAGGCCCCCGCCAAGTTCTACCCGCAGTTCACCGCCACGCAGAACCTCCAGCTTCACGCCAACCTCGCCGCGATGGTGCCGGGCGGGCGGAGGGTGAGCCGCGACCGCATCCGCGAGGTGCTCGCGCTGCTGGAACTCACCCGCATGGCGGATCGCCGGGTAGGCACCTTCTCGCTCGGGCAGCGGCAGCGGCTGGGGGTGGCGAGCGCGATCCTGGCCAATCCCCGCGTCCTGATCCTCGACGAGCCGACGAGCGGCATGGACGCGCTGGGCATCGGCCTGATCCACCGCATCGTGACCGACCTGGCCGCCCAGGGGTGCGCGGCGCTGCTCAGCACCCACCACCTGCGCGAGATCGCCACCTACGCGCACCGGGTCGGCATCCTGGCGGGCGGGCGGTTGGTGGACACGGTGGACCTGCGCGCCCGCCAGACGGCCTTCCGCTTCCGGGTGGACGACCCGCACACGGCGGCCCGGACCCTGGAGGGGCGGCCCTTCGTACGGCAGGTCAGCCCCCGCGCCCCCTTCGTCGTCGCCCACCTTACGGGCGAGGACGCCGTGCCCGCCGCCCTGACGGCCCTGACCACGCACGGAGTGCGCGTGTTCGAGGCCGGACCCGACCACTTCGACCTGTACGAGTACTACCGCGAGCGCGTGGAGCAAGCCTGA
- a CDS encoding superoxide dismutase family protein, with protein MKKVLLLGTLALAGTVGGHVLAGGMEAMTAPASTPLTATAALRDEAGQVLGTATFRQMDMGVQVTVEARGLTPGQHGMHVHEYGRCAPGVDPATNTVVPFGAAGGHFDPGMSKNHDDPQAPNKYGHGGDAPMLTVGADGVGRATFMSQKFSLTGMNGVLNRSLVIHANPDDYKTDPAGKSGTRVQCGVIRRDNFSVRDYSLPDHLAYPEGVAYDAQRGILYTGSATNGTVYAINATTGAVSKFSEGGALGRRVALGMKVDGQGRVWIAGGQQGTVSILNPNGMILRVLETPMSPMPYLNDLTPAPDGNVYVTDSRRPVIFRVDRNLNLTAWLDLGKTPIRYGPGVNLNGIVATPDGRFLLAMQTNTGELWRIDLRTRAVKRVMGGLMNGDGLLLDGYTLYVARNKDQMISKVVLALDYGGGTLMMEEPLTGLRFPATLTKIGGDLVVTQPQLDRLQGGMAPEVPFRLTRFKKF; from the coding sequence ATGAAGAAGGTGTTGCTCCTTGGGACGCTCGCCCTGGCCGGGACGGTGGGAGGACACGTGCTGGCCGGAGGCATGGAGGCCATGACTGCCCCCGCCAGCACGCCCCTGACGGCCACCGCCGCCCTGCGCGACGAGGCGGGGCAGGTCCTCGGCACCGCGACCTTCCGCCAGATGGACATGGGCGTGCAGGTGACGGTGGAGGCCCGGGGCCTGACCCCGGGACAGCACGGGATGCACGTCCACGAGTACGGGCGCTGCGCTCCCGGCGTGGACCCGGCGACGAATACGGTCGTGCCCTTCGGTGCGGCGGGCGGGCACTTCGACCCCGGCATGAGCAAGAACCACGACGACCCGCAGGCGCCGAACAAGTACGGCCACGGCGGCGACGCACCCATGCTGACCGTCGGGGCGGACGGGGTGGGCCGCGCAACCTTCATGTCCCAGAAGTTCAGCCTGACGGGCATGAACGGCGTGCTGAATCGCTCGCTCGTCATCCATGCCAACCCGGACGACTACAAGACCGACCCGGCGGGCAAGTCGGGCACCCGCGTGCAGTGCGGCGTGATCCGGCGCGACAACTTCAGCGTGCGGGACTACTCCCTCCCCGACCACCTGGCCTATCCCGAGGGCGTGGCGTATGACGCTCAGCGGGGCATCCTCTACACCGGCAGCGCCACGAACGGGACGGTCTACGCGATCAACGCCACGACCGGAGCTGTCAGCAAGTTCAGCGAAGGTGGGGCGCTGGGCCGCCGCGTCGCGCTGGGGATGAAGGTGGACGGGCAGGGCCGGGTGTGGATCGCGGGCGGGCAGCAGGGCACCGTCTCCATCCTGAACCCGAACGGCATGATCCTGAGGGTGCTCGAAACGCCCATGAGCCCCATGCCGTACCTCAACGACCTGACGCCCGCCCCGGACGGCAATGTGTACGTGACCGACAGCCGCCGCCCGGTGATCTTCCGGGTGGACCGGAACCTGAACCTGACGGCGTGGCTGGACCTGGGCAAAACACCCATCAGGTACGGCCCCGGCGTGAACCTCAACGGCATCGTGGCGACGCCGGATGGCCGCTTCCTGCTGGCGATGCAGACGAACACCGGCGAGCTGTGGCGCATCGACCTGCGGACGAGGGCCGTGAAGCGGGTCATGGGCGGCCTGATGAACGGCGACGGCCTGCTGCTCGACGGGTATACGCTGTATGTCGCCCGCAACAAGGATCAGATGATCAGCAAGGTGGTTCTTGCCCTCGATTACGGCGGCGGCACCTTGATGATGGAAGAACCCCTGACCGGCCTGCGCTTCCCCGCGACCCTCACCAAGATCGGCGGTGACCTCGTGGTGACGCAGCCCCAGCTCGACCGTTTGCAGGGCGGGATGGCGCCCGAGGTGCCCTTCCGGCTGACGCGCTTCAAGAAGTTCTGA